A region of Sugiyamaella lignohabitans strain CBS 10342 chromosome A, complete sequence DNA encodes the following proteins:
- the TAP42 gene encoding Tap42p (Essential protein involved in the TOR signaling pathway; physically associates with the protein phosphatase 2A and the SIT4 protein phosphatase catalytic subunits; GO_component: GO:0005829 - cytosol [Evidence IDA] [PMID 16874307]; GO_component: GO:0019898 - extrinsic component of membrane [Evidence IDA] [PMID 16874307]; GO_function: GO:0003674 - molecular_function [Evidence ND]; GO_process: GO:0031929 - TOR signaling [Evidence IMP] [PMID 8756348]; GO_process: GO:0009968 - negative regulation of signal transduction [Evidence IEA]; GO_process: GO:0045943 - positive regulation of transcription from RNA polymerase I promoter [Evidence IGI,IMP] [PMID 19684113]; GO_process: GO:0009966 - regulation of signal transduction [Evidence IEA]) gives MSDQPVSLKSQFDKAVKQQQQLESGKIPFRSDDYSKTYKETLALFNSCRKLADRLGLFSRNESAEDISTSSIRYLSIDYHLAALLARPPPDEGPLDPSRRLSAVKSVIQSHIAFLTQLDAYKILLKSYSSKLQDALQSRENDADSLPDFRLLEGKDAVDRRAQKIEMFKLEKSLEQKIAAFNKAHPASENDTEDSSFDDETYRQVQFAQLGIYALKSFTALQNLAMEVELLRTMPPPPDPSTNPRPHSDDREASRSNTGYTTRLEQPVHQQPLLTKSGKVNRPFTIVSTRDQIAKNAFGTGQTLPTMSVEEYLEEEMKRGGIIEGGGEQSAKQESEDEDDMEAQDRKTLKAREWDEFTEANPKGSGNTINRG, from the coding sequence ATGTCAGATCAACCAGTATCTCTAAAGAGTCAATTTGACAAGGCAGTcaagcaacaacaacagcttgAATCTGGCAAAATCCCATTCCGTAGCGATGACTATTCAAAGACATATAAAGAGACTCTGGCTCTGTTCAATAGCTGTCGCAAACTGGCAGACAGATTAGGTTTATTCAGTCGTAACGAGTCTGCTGAAGATATATCCACTAGCAGTATCAGGTATTTATCAATAGACTACCATCTGGCAGCACTATTAGCAcgaccaccaccagacGAGGGTCCATTAGATCCAAGTCGACGATTATCAGCCGTTAAATCAGTTATTCAGAGCCATATTGCATTTCTTACCCAGCTCGATGCCTACAAGATCTTACTAAAAAGTTATTCGTCCAAACTACAAGATGCTCTTCAAAGCAGAGAGAACGATGCAGACAGCCTGCCGGACTTCAGACTGCTTGAAGGAAAAGACGCTGTTGACAGAAGAGCTCAGAAAATCGAGATGTTTAAACTGGAAAAGTCACTAGAACAGAAAATAGCAGCATTCAACAAAGCACATCCGGCCTCCGAAAACGATACTGAAGACAGTTCATTTGACGATGAAACTTACCGACAAGTACAATTCGCACAACTGGGTATTTACGCTCTCAAGTCGTTCACTGCGCTCCAGAACTTAGCTATGGAAGTAGAGCTTCTAAGAACGATGCCACCACCGCCTGATCCTAGCACCAATCCAAGACCCCACTCGGATGACAGAGAAGCATCACGTTCAAATACAGGCTATACAACTCGTTTGGAGCAACCAGTACACCAACAACCGCTGCTAACGAAATCTGGCAAGGTCAACCGACCATTCACAATAGTCTCGACCAGAGACCAAATTGCCAAAAACGCTTTTGGCACGGGCCAGACCCTGCCAACCATGTCTGTGGAGGAGTAtctcgaagaagaaatgaAACGAGGTGGTATTATCGAGGGCGGTGGCGAGCAAAGTGCTAAACAAGAAAGCGAGGACGAGGACGACATGGAAGCTCAGGATCGCAAAACTCTCAAAGCCCGAGAATGGGATGAATTCACCGAGGCAAATCCAAAGGGTTCAGGCAACACTATCAATAGAGGCTAG
- the STE23 gene encoding Ste23p (Metalloprotease; involved in N-terminal processing of pro-a-factor to the mature form; expressed in both haploids and diploids; member of the insulin-degrading enzyme family; homolog Axl1p is also involved in processing of pro-a-factor; GO_component: GO:0019898 - extrinsic component of membrane [Evidence IDA] [PMID 15944156]; GO_component: GO:0016020 - membrane [Evidence IEA,IEA]; GO_function: GO:0003824 - catalytic activity [Evidence IEA]; GO_function: GO:0016787 - hydrolase activity [Evidence IEA]; GO_function: GO:0046872 - metal ion binding [Evidence IEA,IEA]; GO_function: GO:0004222 - metalloendopeptidase activity [Evidence IEA]; GO_function: GO:0004222 - metalloendopeptidase activity [Evidence IDA] [PMID 19750477]; GO_function: GO:0008237 - metallopeptidase activity [Evidence IEA]; GO_function: GO:0008237 - metallopeptidase activity [Evidence ISS] [PMID 7569998]; GO_function: GO:0008233 - peptidase activity [Evidence IEA]; GO_process: GO:0007323 - peptide pheromone maturation [Evidence IGI] [PMID 7569998]; GO_process: GO:0006508 - proteolysis [Evidence IEA,IEA]; GO_process: GO:0019236 - response to pheromone [Evidence IEA]), whose product MTSSGIDSSRPTTASIVASNLEKPLLDERQYRVITLPNKLEALLINDVDTDKASAALDVNVGSYSDPNDLYGLAHFCEHLLFMGTEKYPSENEYSQYLSEHSGSSNAYTSSEETNYFFEVAHDYLEGALDRFAQFFICPLFSPDCKDREIRAVDSENKKNLQSDSWRLHQLDRSLSNPHHVYNKFSTGNLTTLNDEPLARNVNVRDELLKFHQQLYSANLMKLVIVGRESLDTLEEWVVSKFSAIRNIDIPRPHSEYHSNGIVPLTSKELGKIIRAKPVMDTKHLVLTFPVPDQRPVYTVKPSHYFSHLIGHEGPGSLLHYFKQREWANSLSAGSQHVIDGTDFFVVDVELTTKGLDNYEQVLYGIFEYLKLLELTPPQSWIFDELKEMTVVDFKFKQKTDAIDVASRLATVLQRPGLPREHLLSHNLMRDYRSELISDFVTYLNPDNFRAVLTGQSLSGLDKREKWYGTEYSEQNIDPEILAKLKNTKYDAKTSPYQLPAKNEFIPTNFAVNRKERNSDEPLKRPNLVRRTDQVSVWHKKDDTFWVPKARVYIKLTNPFANMTPSNSVKTGMFVSLINDALVEFAYNAEVAGLRYEVATAKGGIEISVNGYNDKILVLIERILEKIKSYKVVDPSRFEVLKEKSQRSNQNFGYTVPYNQIGQYTYFLLNEHVWHIDEKSAELDNLELQDMQAFIGEFVRQFQIEILAFGNITKEEALKVSDLCVDILRSRPLAVSQRVLGRSYLLPPSSSNYYNINLKDEKNVNSCIDYTMQVGLITEAEKRVTLELLAEIAHEPAFNQLRTKEQLGYVVFGGVRSTRTTMGYRVLVQSERTTDYLEERIDQFLYKLGDILEKLPDADFKSYVEAVIVRKLEKRKNLSEESNRYWTHIQSGYYNFLKHESDVEIIRTLKKEHVIKLYNEYINPDSPSRSKLVVHLKSQSPPVQSQEVLITTAVINLASKYNIEYTQAEMAEMAEACQGKELPEIVAVISAKLSAKGLSNSDTSKFLSELNASVNPTGDKKYPEGENITDVGHFKSRLALTEAPTPLFDLSMYQEQGAKL is encoded by the coding sequence ATGACTAGCAGTGGAATTGATTCGTCTCGGCCTACAACGGCATCTATTGTCGCTTCAAATCTTGAAAAGCCTTTATTGGACGAACGTCAATACAGGGTGATTACTCTGCCTAATAAGCTGGAAGCTTTGCTGATTAATGATGTCGACACAGACAAGGCCAGTGCTGCGTTGGATGTAAATGTTGGTTCATACTCGGATCCGAATGATTTGTATGGATTGGCTCATTTCTGTGAACACCTGCTGTTTATGGGAACTGAGAAGTATCCTTCGGAGAATGAGTATTCGCAGTACTTGTCGGAGCATTCGGGAAGCTCTAATGCTTACACATCGTCGGAAGAGACAAACTACTTTTTCGAGGTGGCTCATGATTATTTAGAGGGTGCATTGGATAGATTTGCCCAATTTTTCATCTGCCCTTTATTCTCTCCAGACTGTAAAGACCGTGAGATCCGTGCCGTAGACTCTGAAAATAAGAAGAATCTCCAATCGGACAGCTGGCGGTTACATCAGTTAGACAGGTCACTTTCCAATCCCCACCATGTTTATAACAAGTTCTCCACCGGCAACTTGACCACTTTGAATGACGAGCCATTGGCCAGAAACGTCAATGTTCGCGATGAATTGCTGAAGTTCCATCAACAGCTGTACTCTGCCAATCTTATGAAGTTGGTCATTGTTGGACGGGAATCGTTAGATACTCTGGAAGAGTGGGTGGTATCCAAGTTTTCTGCAATTCGCAATATTGATATTCCACGACCTCATTCTGAGTACCATTCCAATGGTATTGTCCCGTTGACTTCAAAAGAGTTAGGTAAGATAATCCGGGCCAAACCTGTCATGGACACAAAACATTTGGTGTTGACTTTCCCAGTCCCTGACCAGCGTCCTGTGTATACTGTCAAGCCCAGTCATTATTTCTCACATCTTATTGGCCATGAGGGTCCTGGTTCATTGTTACACTATTTCAAACAGCGAGAGTGGGCTAATTCACTTTCTGCCGGGTCTCAGCATGTTATCGATGGAACtgacttttttgttgtcGATGTTGAGCTTACTACGAAAGGTTTAGATAACTATGAACAAGTTCTTTATGGAATTTTCGAATATTTGAAGCTTCTTGAACTCACACCCCCTCAGTCGTGGATTTTCGACGAATTGAAAGAAATGACAGTCGTAGACTTCAAATTCAAGCAGAAGACAGATGCTATTGATGTTGCCTCAAGACTGGCCACTGTTTTACAACGACCCGGTCTTCCACGAGAACACTTATTAAGTCACAACTTGATGCGGGACTACAGATCTGAGTTGATCAGTGATTTCGTCACATACCTTAACCCCGATAATTTCCGAGCGGTTCTCACTGGTCAATCACTCAGTGGTCTCGATAAGCGGGAAAAGTGGTATGGAACAGAATACTCGGAACAAAATATTGATCCAGAAATCCTGGCCAAATTAAAGAACACCAAATATGATGCTAAGACGTCGCCATATCAACTCCCTGCTAAGAACGAGTTCATCCCTACGAACTTCGCAGTTAATAGAAAAGAGCGAAATAGCGACGAACCTCTGAAGCGTCCTAATTTGGTCAGACGAACTGATCAAGTGAGTGTATGGCACAAAAAAGACGACACCTTTTGGGTTCCTAAGGCACGTGTCTATATCAAACTCACCAACCCATTTGCTAACATGACACCATCGAACTCAGTGAAGACTGGTATGTTTGTCAGCCTGATCAATGATGCGTTGGTGGAGTTTGCTTATAACGCAGAAGTAGCCGGCTTAAGATATGAAGTAGCTACTGCAAAGGGCGGTATAGAGATTTCCGTCAACGGATATAACGATAAAATCCTGGTATTGATTGAACGCATTTTGGAGAAGATCAAATCGTACAAAGTAGTTGATCCAAGTAGATTTGAGGTGTTGAAAGAGAAATCTCAGagatcaaatcaaaacttTGGCTATACTGTTCCATATAACCAAATTGGCCAGTACACATACTTCTTGTTGAACGAACATGTTTGGCACATTGATGAAAAGAGTGCTGAGCTTGATAATTTGGAGTTACAAGACATGCAGGCTTTTATTGGTGAATTTGTCCGCCAGTTTCAGATCGAGATTCTTGCATTTGGTAACATAACCAAGGAGGAGGCGTTGAAGGTGTCTGATCTTTGTGTGGACATTTTGAGAAGTCGTCCACTGGCTGTTTCACAGAGAGTACTTGGAAGATCGTACCTACTCCCCCCTAGCTCTAGCAATTACTACAACATCAACTTGAAGGATGAAAAGAATGTCAATTCATGTATTGATTACACAATGCAGGTTGGTCTTATTACTGAAGCTGAGAAGCGTGTTACTCTCGAGCTACTTGCTGAAATCGCACATGAGCCGGCTTTTAACCAACTAAGAACCAAGGAACAACTAGGCTATGTTGTATTTGGTGGAGTACGTAGTACCCGGACTACCATGGGGTACCGTGTTCTAGTCCAGAGTGAACGTACCACGGACTATCTCGAAGAACGTATCGACCAGTTCTTGTATAAATTGGGAGACATTTTGGAAAAGCTCCCTGATGCCGACTTCAAGAGCTATGTCGAAGCTGTCATAGTGCGTAAACTGGAGAAGCGTAAGAATTTAAGTGAGGAGTCTAATAGATACTGGACTCATATCCAGTCTGGTTACTATAACTTCTTGAAACACGAGTCAGATGTGGAAATCATCAGAACTCTGAAGAAAGAGCATGTCATTAAGCTCTACAACGAATATATCAACCCCGACTCCCCTAGCCGATCGAAGCTGGTGGTGCATTTGAAGTCTCAATCACCCCCAGTCCAATCGCAGGAAGTGCTTATAACCACGGCAGTCATCAACCTTGCTTCAAAGTATAATATTGAGTACACACAAGCGGAAATGGCAGAGATGGCCGAAGCGTGTCAAGGTAAAGAACTGCCAGAGATTGTTGCAGTCATTTCGGCCAAACTCTCTGCCAAGGGCCTATCGAATTCTGATACTAGCAAGTTCCTTAGCGAGCTCAACGCTAGTGTCAACCCTACTGGCGATAAAAAGTACCCGGAGGGCGAAAACATTACCGATGTCGGCCATTTCAAGTCCCGTCTGGCTCTTACCGAAGCTCCTACACCTCTGTTCGACCTGTCTATGTACCAGGAACAAGGTGCCAAGTTGTag
- the ASG1 gene encoding Asg1p (Zinc cluster protein proposed to be a transcriptional regulator; regulator involved in the stress response; null mutants have a respiratory deficiency, calcofluor white sensitivity and slightly increased cycloheximide resistance; GO_component: GO:0005634 - nucleus [Evidence IEA,IEA,IEA]; GO_component: GO:0005634 - nucleus [Evidence IDA] [PMID 14562095]; GO_function: GO:0003677 - DNA binding [Evidence IEA,IEA]; GO_function: GO:0046872 - metal ion binding [Evidence IEA]; GO_function: GO:0043565 - sequence-specific DNA binding [Evidence IDA] [PMID 19111667]; GO_function: GO:0043565 - sequence-specific DNA binding [Evidence IDA] [PMID 19158363]; GO_function: GO:0000981 - sequence-specific DNA binding RNA polymerase II transcription factor activity [Evidence IEA]; GO_function: GO:0008270 - zinc ion binding [Evidence IEA]; GO_process: GO:0008150 - biological_process [Evidence ND]; GO_process: GO:0006357 - regulation of transcription from RNA polymerase II promoter [Evidence IEA]; GO_process: GO:0006355 - regulation of transcription, DNA-templated [Evidence IEA,IEA]; GO_process: GO:0006950 - response to stress [Evidence IEA]; GO_process: GO:0006366 - transcription from RNA polymerase II promoter [Evidence IEA]; GO_process: GO:0006351 - transcription, DNA-templated [Evidence IEA,IEA]) has translation MVSSGLHLRSTILIGNNRLLSDFGDSIIKKLGFAATQNNRATADRSSADVLYPQQRQFRDETESIFSSSSDVKSSIFFGQNSSNSSIKNDDDYIYFGPSSTVIFSRRILSLIALASCRAATEDRKFSPVQRVTQSSRQPLPKFNTFIDKDDIYSIPDDSICYQLINKFFENTGIVFPIFHRQIFIADFKSTRDSGLAATHSGWSWLARLNIVLALGTLDEGHVNTNLEQGQQAELFYSKAIQLYHYYNGANIMAPVTLDVVQFLLLVCLYLQRTRRPHECWNTIGLAIRSAIQLGLHSKHALNRLTRLDRETRKRTWHACVLIDQTISVTLGKPQSLSSGMRGQVELPLHIDEDIRDIHAAHETKLHLPSSLLPSYVQSIRLYNVLSDIVDDIYDGNLDWNEVSYLIKNADELEVVFDRIERSLTTWASELPDFLQIIPANFLGQLLDEIINDTSDSLVKRQHVILILRYHFVRLLFHRAIISNLLMLLADRNSGARARPHSEFEGKNIQGALIACIEIITIVRRASNKICLLGPWWSILNYVFQSSLVLVAVIMLRHEYELGIPLVLIENYQLVNHLDQAISFIDDMARTNSVAAKCLEFLRYLRYAISSTAGNQSLNYQMAKDNLASSERLDDEPESDVGISEFLLESDLRYLQQKFNHISFV, from the coding sequence ATGGTCTCGAGTGGTCTACACCTAAGATCAACTATACTAATCGGTAACAACAGACTTTTAAGCGATTTCGGCGACAGTATTATCAAGAAGCTAGGCTTCGCCGCGACACAAAACAACCGAGCCACTGCAGATAGATCTTCAGCCGATGTATTATACCCACAACAACGACAGTTTCGTGATGAAACTGAGTCTATTTTTAGCAGTTCTAGCGACGTGAAATCTAGTATTTTTTTCGGACaaaatagcagcaatagTAGCATCAAAAATGACGATgactatatttattttgggCCTTCTTCGACTGTAATTTTTTCTAGACGTATACTGTCACTAATCGCGCTTGCATCATGTCGAGCTGCAACCGAGGACCGAAAATTTTCTCCTGTTCAACGAGTCACTCAGTCCAGTCGACAACCCTTGCCAAAATTTAACACCTTTATCGACAAGgatgatatttattctattcCTGATGACTCAATATGTTACCAGCTGATAAACAAGttttttgaaaataccGGGATTGTATTCCCGATATTTCATAGACAGATTTTTATTGCCGATTTCAAGTCTACACGAGATTCCGGATTAGCAGCCACTCACAGTGGGTGGTCCTGGCTGGCCCGTCTAAATATAGTTCTAGCACTTGGAACTTTAGATGAAGGTCATGTCAACACAAACTTAGAACAAGGGCAGCAAGCAGAGCTATTTTATTCCAAGGCCATACAGCTTTATCACTATTACAATGGTGCAAACATAATGGCACCGGTGACTCTTGATGTTGTTCAATTTTTGTTGCTAGTATGTCTCTATTTACAAAGGACGAGACGACCACACGAGTGCTGGAATACTATCGGTTTGGCTATTCGTTCGGCCATACAATTAGGTTTACATTCTAAACATGCCCTCAACCGACTGACAAGGCTAGATAGAGAGACAAGGAAGCGAACGTGGCATGCGTGTGTATTAATAGACCAGACCATTTCGGTGACACTAGGCAAACCACAAAGTTTATCTTCTGGTATGCGCGGCCAAGTTGAATTACCTTTACATATCGATGAAGATATTCGAGACATCCATGCCGCCCACGAGACTAAATTGCATTTGCCATCGAGTCTGCTTCCTTCTTACGTTCAATCAATCCGATTGTATAACGTTCTAAGTGATATTGTCGATGATATATATGATGGAAATCTCGACTGGAACGAAGTTTCGTATCTGATAAAAAATGCAGACGAGCTTGAGGTAGTTTTTGATAGAATTGAAAGGTCACTTACAACTTGGGCAAGCGAACTTCCGGACTTTCTTCAAATCATCCCTGCAAACTTTCTCGGCCAGCTCCTTGATGAGATTATTAATGACACCAGTGATTCCTTGGTAAAAAGACAACATGTCATTCTCATATTGCGCTATCACTTTGTGAGACTGTTATTTCACCGGGCCATTATCTCCAATTTGCTCATGCTATTAGCTGATAGAAATAGCGGAGCAAGAGCCAGACCGCATTCGGAATTTGAAGGCAAAAACATTCAGGGTGCTCTGATAGCATGTATTGAGATCATAACCATAGTCCGACGTGCCAGTAATAAAATCTGTCTGCTTGGCCCCTGGTGGTCGATACTGAATTATGTATTTCAGTCGTCACTTGTACTGGTTGCAGTTATAATGTTACGCCATGAATATGAACTGGGTATTCCTCTTGTTCTGATAGAGAATTATCAATTGGTGAACCATCTGGACCAGGCCATTTCGTTTATCGATGACATGGCTAGAACCAATAGTGTCGCAGCAAAGTGTTTAGAATTCCTTCGATATCTTAGATACGCCATCAGCTCGACTGCTGGCAACCAATCTCTCAACTATCAAATGGCCAAGGATAATCTTGCATCAAGCGAAAGGCTCGACGATGAACCAGAATCCGACGTGGGAATCTCTGAATTCCTCCTGGAAAGTGACCTTCGATATCTACAACAGAAGTTCAACCACATTTCCTTTGTATAA